One genomic region from Thermoanaerobaculia bacterium encodes:
- a CDS encoding sugar phosphate nucleotidyltransferase — FATVLGTRSLLRETLDRVGILIPPERMLVVGRRSHEHFLREELADFPRATVLLQPDNRGTAAGILLPIHGIARIDPQAIVAVFPSDHLILGSNAFMAHVSQAVAFARAHPRRVLLVGAPPSRPEPDLGWVETGEPVGATASGPICRVVRFREKPAPEEARTYFARGFLWNTFVIVGRASAFVEAGRGFAPAVSAGVEHVVQAAIGGPEAFDRAFADIPVADFSRSILEHCPDRLVISRLPDGIWSDLGTPERVFESLAEARLPIPAGLRGTSPVSPFPGNSPLSAGSPA; from the coding sequence GTTCGCGACCGTGCTCGGCACGCGCTCGCTCCTCCGGGAAACCCTCGACCGCGTCGGCATCCTCATTCCTCCCGAGCGGATGCTGGTCGTCGGACGGCGTTCGCACGAGCATTTCCTCCGGGAGGAGCTCGCGGATTTCCCGAGGGCGACCGTGCTCCTCCAGCCCGACAATCGCGGAACGGCGGCCGGGATCCTCCTTCCGATTCACGGGATCGCCCGAATCGACCCGCAGGCGATCGTCGCCGTTTTCCCGTCCGACCACCTCATCCTCGGAAGCAACGCCTTCATGGCGCACGTCTCCCAGGCGGTCGCGTTCGCTCGGGCGCATCCCCGGCGCGTGCTCCTCGTCGGGGCTCCCCCGTCGCGGCCGGAGCCGGATCTCGGCTGGGTCGAAACGGGCGAACCGGTCGGGGCGACCGCGTCCGGGCCGATCTGCCGCGTCGTCCGATTCCGGGAAAAACCGGCGCCCGAAGAGGCCCGGACCTACTTCGCGCGCGGATTCCTCTGGAACACGTTCGTGATCGTCGGACGAGCCTCGGCGTTCGTGGAGGCGGGTCGGGGGTTCGCCCCCGCCGTCTCGGCCGGCGTCGAGCACGTCGTCCAGGCGGCGATCGGCGGACCGGAGGCGTTCGACAGGGCATTCGCCGACATCCCGGTCGCGGACTTCTCCCGGTCGATTCTCGAGCACTGCCCGGATCGGCTCGTCATCTCGCGGCTGCCCGACGGGATCTGGAGCGACCTGGGGACGCCGGAACGGGTCTTCGAAAGCCTGGCGGAGGCGAGACTGCCGATCCCGGCAGGGCTGCGGGGCACGTCGCCCGTATCCCCGTTCCCGGGGAACAGCCCGTTATCCGCCGGCTCGCCGGCATAG